The Pseudopipra pipra isolate bDixPip1 chromosome 6, bDixPip1.hap1, whole genome shotgun sequence genome includes a region encoding these proteins:
- the GCHFR gene encoding GTP cyclohydrolase 1 feedback regulatory protein, which produces MPYLLISTQIRLEAGPTMVGDEHSDPNLMDFLGARKRNMPGNNFCEYYVNDAPRVVLDKLEKLGYRVVSMTGVGQTLVWCLHRE; this is translated from the exons ATGCCGTACCTGCTCATCAGCACCCAAATCCGCCTG GAGGCTGGTCCCACCATGGTGGGTGACGAGCACTCAGATCCCAACCTGATGGACTTCCTGGGGGCCAGGAAGAGGAACATGCCGGGCAACAACTT CTGTGAGTACTATGTGAACGACGCGCCGCGCGTGgtcctggacaagctggagaagcTCGGCTATCGCGTGGTCAGCATGACCGGCGTGGGCCAGACCCTGGTCTGGTGCCTCCACAGGGAATAG